In Tachysurus vachellii isolate PV-2020 chromosome 7, HZAU_Pvac_v1, whole genome shotgun sequence, the DNA window CTTCAACTGCAAAGACATGAGCTCCTCCTCTTGGCTGTGCGCCAGGTCATTGGCTGGTACGCCACGCTGTGGGGATAGGCGGTGACGCCGTGATTCATGCCGCCGGTCTCGTTTGTAGTAGAGTGCAGCAAATGCGAGGATATTGAGGAACAGCAGAGATGCACCCACTGCCACTGTGACACTCAACTCGGTGGAGTAATCACGTGCATCACTCGGAAATGGAGAAAAACGTGGCCTCTCTGAGCCCTCAGGATCTGGATCTGGAGGGAAGGTGGGGTACGGTGGTCGTGTCGCATGTGCATCAGGGCTCTTCCAGTGTGGAGGTCGTGGGGGCAGGCGGGTGGTCAGGAACGGAAGTTCTTCATGCAGGTTGTGTAGGTGAGGCACCAGCTCCAACCAGAAGGCTACTTTGTTGGCACGGTAGTTGTCACGGATACGTGGCTTAAGGCCAATATGCAGGTACTGCTTGTCCTTAGAGTTGAACTTGGTCCAGATGACCTCCTCAAAGCGGTTTGGCTTTGTATGGATGAACTTGGTGTCCTGGGGGACTGGCAGGTTAGGATCCCTGATGAAGAATAAGTTTAATATAAGAAAGCTTAAAACAGACAGTTTCATtgcatgtaaaacattttttagctAACCTATGATTATGCAAAACCAAAATGCACTATTTCTGATTAACCAGAGAATACCTTGGTTACAAAAGAATTATAAATTCAGTTCCATGCTTTCAACACAACAAGAAAATAAAGGTCTTTATCATGAAAACAGCATTTGAGAGTGAGATTATTAAAAGTGAATACATGGATGGATGTAGGTCTCCATGGATGTAGGTGGCTCAGAAACATACCCAGTTTTGGCAAAGTTGGTCCAGTATGTCATGACCACTGCACTGAGCATGACATCATTCTTGGAAAAGTTGCACGGGAACAGGTCTGTTGCTCCAATCATGGGGACACCAAACACGTACGGGATCTCATCCCCATGCGCAGCATCGGCCCACTCAGGCCGTGTCTCTGTCTGGCAGTGATGATAAAATGTGTAGAAATATACCGGGGACTGGTAATCTGCATGCAGCTTGGCAGTAGCCACAGCTGGAGCCACCCACTGGTGGTCTGTGAATAATGCCAGCAGGGTCTTACGCCGCATTTCACCATTATCACGATCTGCCCAGTCTGTGTACATAAATTTGATGGTCTCCCTCAAAATGTCTTTACCTAGAGAAAAattgaataaacaaaaatttaaaagagagaaggaaaattTTTGATGAATGGCATACATTTCTAAAATTAGAAGTGTAAAGAgggaatacatttttttaaaagttttattccttcattaaatatttgtattcatACCCATGATTATAATGGAGCCCCCAGTGTGTATGATTCAGAGACAGACTAAAAGGCCTGTGGTGATTAAATcccatttgtttatactgaccCAGACTCATcattctttaaaacaaaaaaaaatattaataattaattaaaaaaaaccccaccaaACTCTCATCCTAAATGCTGAGATAAACAACCTTGGAAATGATCACACAAATTCATGGCTACACTCAGAGACACTCCAATATAGAGACAGTGCTGTATGAGTCCACAGACTGTGTTAGATTGCAGAACAACATAAAAGGACATCTATTCTAGTTTGTGGAAATTCAGAACATTCTGATTGCATTTTGTAATCCCTCCAATTAAGAATAACTAAGACTTCATAACACTGACCTTCAGGATATCCATAGAGATTGTCCACAAAGTTGGAGATAGTGTAATCGAAGGCTGCAGCTGAAATTCCCTCCTCACTTTCTGAACCACCATCATCCACAAACTTCAGCCCCTCTCCCTGGTTCACGCCAATCAAAAGGTCATAATTCAGGAACTCCCCCTAGTGGACACAGTGTGGCGGTTACAACATTAGGCAATTGTTTaaaagcaaatcacaaatttctGGTTCTCCAATAACTGATAGGCAACAACTGGCGCATTGctaaaaaaatcattgttttaATAGCTCTGTCTATTAATCCTACCAGAGAGAGCATGAAAGGTATCTCAGCAAAAAATCAGCAAACCTCagcattattatttaatcaaatGCCATGCAAAACTGcactgaaataattattttgtatcAGACCTGGAACAAAGAAAGAGCTTTCATCTTACACCAATGCATACTAAGTGGTTTGCAAAGAACTTTAATGCAAGATGCAATGagtgatattttttaattaaaataaggcTAATTTCAGAGGAATTAGCACCATTTTGGCAAGGCTTCTGCTGGAAACAGTAACAGCATTGAGCCTCTTCTTGTACAGACTAATAACACATGTAGGAAAGAAACTTGTGCCACTTCTCTTTGCAGCATATTTCAAATGCGTTCCTGTCTTTGCTACATTTGTGAACATGAAACTCGACTTTATGAACACAAGTTATCAAAAGGAATCAAAACTAAAGACTGAGAAGGCTTTTCTAAAACATAGGATTTGTATTCCAGCATTTTTTATGAGACCATTACTAAAAGTTCCACCTAAGCCTGACATTTAACTTTTGAGATTAGTTGTCTATGGCTACCACCCGCAAAACCGTTCCCTTATTGGAGGTGTCTTGTTATTGCCTCTCCTGTTCACCTACTTGTTGCTTTCATTTGCAGCAAAGCAGGTGAATCTGATTCACAGTCACATAAACTTCCTAAATAGACAGATTGATATCCTGACATTTAGTTGACCAACCTAAACTAACATACTGTACTTATTTTGTGATGATTAAGTGTTCTAAGTGAATTCTATTGTGTCCAGTTGTTGGATTGTGTAAAGTTTCTATTTtagaaacagaatttaaaattcTCTTAGAAAGTTCCAGTAGTTGTAGGAGCTCTCTGTTGAAAAAGGACACAGTCCATGTGGTCCTCAGGTCATAACAGCTTAAAGTTTTCAATGATTTAACTCATTATTTCTGGGAACCAGGACTGGGGAGCTGCTGAATATTTCTGTTCCCCTACATGCCCCCTGTGTCATAATAAGCAcagaaactaaactaaacaggCAAGTGGCATGCTTACTCTATAGCTGAACTTTACCGCTATTTAATGGTACCTGTTGCATGAGAATCTCCGGGTCATCAGGCACCACATCTCCATCTACCACAGGGCCGAAGGCAACATGATAGCGTGCAGGTTGTATATCCTGATCCACTAGCTCCCTGAAGCTTTTTCTCCTCAGGCAGTCCACCAGATCAGCAGTCTCACTGTATGAGCAGCCGACCTTACGCGCCAGGATTTTGGTGTACTTTAGTGGCTGATAGTTGATGGACCAGCTGGAGATGGCTGAACCGCTCTGGGCAATAGCTCTCTGGAAGAGGCCTGCAGGACACCACAATCTCAGCATGTTACCTTCAAGTGTAATTATTAGTAGGAAAGGGACATTTTTACcttcatttacagtatattgctGTGATACTGCAGGTTTTTGAGTACTGAAAACTGATGGCTaatattatgtattaaaaacatCGCACagagtatttgtttaattatcgTCTATTTCACTCTGAATGATGATCTAAACAGTGATGATTATGTAGAGAAAGCTACAGTGAGTGAAAAAGACGCATCCATGATCTATTAAACCCAAGAATTTCCTATCAGCAAAAATGGAGGTacacatttaatgttaaatgtagGAATGCTACAGTGTACTACACCTCTTAGTACAACACTTTTCTCCTtgaatattttcattaaaacattGCAGCCTATCTGATGCAGTCCATTAGGAAAACCTTTATAGCAAGTTATTAGGTTGTTAAACACAGTGATTAGTAGTTAAACACGGTGCTGTTCACATCTATCAGCAAATAAATCTGCTTCTACATGACTaaaaatatgaagaagaaggttgtgtttttttcacattttactcAGAGGGGAGTAGTGATACTACTGTAtgcttaaggctctgggttattgCTCTGGTGGTCAGAGTTCACTGgcgcagcactgccaagctgctgaTTTTGAGCCCTCTCTGCACCAGGGGTGCTGGGTCATGGCAGAACCTGTGCTCTCACCCCAACTATCTAAACAAGCTGGGATAAGTAAAGAAAAGACACTTTCAACTTTGCCATCTTTCAACTTAAAATACATTCAGAATATTTCAGGCTGGGGGCACgttggtttagtggttagcacatttgcctcacacctccagggttgggggttcgattcccgcctccaccttgtgtgtgtggagtttgtatgttctccccgtgtctcgggggttacctctgggtactccggtttcctcccccggtctaaagacatgcatggtaggttgattggcatctctggaaaattatccgtagtgtgtgattgtgtgagtgaacgagagcgtgtgtgtgcccttcgatgggttggcactccgtccagcatgtacagtatcctgccttgatgcccgatgacgccaggctccctgagataggcacaggcttcccgtgacccgaggtagttcggataagcggtagaaaatgagtgagaaagaaTATTTCAGGCTGTAAACAAGGGCAGGCTAAGTATAAACTTACCCAACCCCCAACTTTTAAGCAGTATTGTTTCATTCTAAAATTTTATCTATTCACAAGGATTTAGTATAAGCACTGATTTGAGGCTGCTCTATCTAATTTAGTATTATGCACTAACACTATCTACAGTAGCTTCCACCTTGCTAAtctattttttaattctatagAGAGTTATGAGTCAATAACAGTAGAATAAAACATGTGTTTGCCTTATTTCAAGGCTTCAAATGTGTCCAGGactattatttaataatgttatttgCACTTAGCAGTCTTAAAGACACTAACAGTGTTATTTCTGGTGGATAAAGAATGATATAACACATAAAGCCACACAGAAGatcaaaagaaataaagaaataaaagaaagaataaatacaaaaacactaaaGGATATCAGTTTATATAATCTTCTTATCCATACACTGAATATGCAATATACATTGTGTGCAAAAGGCATAATACCTGCTGTGAATAATTTGAACCTTTGATTCTTTTATCTCATAATTAAAGGGTATGAGACTTAATCTAGGAAATATCATGTAACTGTAGCAGACTGTAGTTAGGTGGCTGCTAACATGCCCTGTGGTCTTTTCTCCATGCTTCCACATCTCACAAATGTCAGAGAGCACAACAAATGTCCAAATGCATGCACAATGTAACTGATTAAAACTTCTACACATACTTCATTGTGAGATAATAACATGCCACTGTTGTGCATGTCTATAAATCTACAAAATctattttgtagatttaaatggagaatcctgcagtttattgccagttaattatggggtccctcaaggatcagttttaGGATCTCTACTTTTCTCAATATATAGTACATGCTTCCCTTGggaaacatcattagaaggcatgggattggTTTCTATTGTTATGCTGACAATTCCCAGTATTATATCTCATCAATACttgaaatatctaaattgtctaGTTTAAGACAAATGCGTTTAAGAGATTAAAATAAGGGATGGCCtgtaattttttattgtaaaattctgataagacagaaatattacttatcaTTCCAAacaccagtacacagaaactctcacaattcaacttccatttagagggatgtactgtaactactaactcaacagtgaaagacctgggtgttatataaGACAGCAACTTgtgttttgaaaatcatattgcccatattacaaacacaacctCCTTCCACCTTacaaatattgccaagctaagaaacatcctgtctgtacctgatgctgagaagctaattcatgcattcatgacctccagactggactattgtaatgcattactaggtggttgtacTGAATCTTCAATAAATATGTTACAGTTAGTGCAAAaggcagctgccagagttcttaccaggactaGAAattatgatcatataaccccaattttatcatctctacaccaGGTACCTgctaagtttagaattgattacaaactgctgctacttacatacaaggctctaaAAGGTTTAGCACCCATGTGTCTAACCAGTCTTCtgcaatccttcacgctctctgagatcacaaaactcaggacttctggtagttcccagaatatcaaaatgtactaaaggtggtagggcatttttgtatttatcccctaaACTTTACAATAGTGTTAGTGTTctgggctcagacacactttctcagtttaaatgtagattaaagacatatctctttagtcaggcaaaCACATAATACTTCCCGTGCTCTATTACaactgatcaaatgcacattatcatctagttattgctaatattatgaacagcagctatgctaattccccTTCACTGCTTTTTCTACCCATTAGGAGGCATCCAGTGATTGTAcagtaccagctccagttgtgttccatgtCATGAAGAGTTTGGACCTGCACAGAGATGAGGCCaaacctgtgaggatcctgaggcatctagagatgtaccagctccagtttgactccgcttcatgaagtattcagacattttatgaggagatgccaactacatgtggcctttgagaacaacaacctccatatcaatacacaattgccagactatatatttataaatcaattTAAACCTCTACAGTCACCCAAATGAgtatgggttcccttttgagtctggttcctttcatgGTTTCTTTCAAggttcc includes these proteins:
- the nlgn2a gene encoding neuroligin-2a isoform X2; this encodes MPKAVMRPQRWFKQDSGCACRFYTLSCVYVLCVALWLSLGTCQRSEPSAKHPIVSTNYGKLRGLKKELNNEILGPVEQYLGVPYATPPIGDRRFQPPEAPGSWPEVRNATQFAPVCPQNLHGVLPEIMLPVWFTDSLDVAATYIQNQSEDCLYLNVYVPTEDDIRDRRKKPVMLFIHGGSYMEGTGNMFDASVLAAYGNVIVVTMNYRLGVLGFLSTGDQSAKGNYGLLDQIQALRWLNENIGHFGGDPERITIFGSGAGATCINLLILSHHSEGLFQRAIAQSGSAISSWSINYQPLKYTKILARKVGCSYSETADLVDCLRRKSFRELVDQDIQPARYHVAFGPVVDGDVVPDDPEILMQQGEFLNYDLLIGVNQGEGLKFVDDGGSESEEGISAAAFDYTISNFVDNLYGYPEGKDILRETIKFMYTDWADRDNGEMRRKTLLALFTDHQWVAPAVATAKLHADYQSPVYFYTFYHHCQTETRPEWADAAHGDEIPYVFGVPMIGATDLFPCNFSKNDVMLSAVVMTYWTNFAKTGDPNLPVPQDTKFIHTKPNRFEEVIWTKFNSKDKQYLHIGLKPRIRDNYRANKVAFWLELVPHLHNLHEELPFLTTRLPPRPPHWKSPDAHATRPPYPTFPPDPDPEGSERPRFSPFPSDARDYSTELSVTVAVGASLLFLNILAFAALYYKRDRRHESRRHRLSPQRGVPANDLAHSQEEELMSLQLKRSEQRDIEPLRPACPPDYTLALRRAPDDVPLMTPNTITMIPSSIAGMQQLHAFSAFPSTTSHNNTLPHQHSTTRVADGPFKMPM
- the nlgn2a gene encoding neuroligin-2a isoform X1 codes for the protein MPKAVMRPQRWFKQDSGCACRFYTLSCVYVLCVALWLSLGTCQRSEPSAKHPIVSTNYGKLRGLKKELNNEILGPVEQYLGVPYATPPIGDRRFQPPEAPGSWPEVRNATQFAPVCPQNLHGVLPEIMLPVWFTDSLDVAATYIQNQSEDCLYLNVYVPTEDGPLTKKHDESTMNRPRDEDIRDRRKKPVMLFIHGGSYMEGTGNMFDASVLAAYGNVIVVTMNYRLGVLGFLSTGDQSAKGNYGLLDQIQALRWLNENIGHFGGDPERITIFGSGAGATCINLLILSHHSEGLFQRAIAQSGSAISSWSINYQPLKYTKILARKVGCSYSETADLVDCLRRKSFRELVDQDIQPARYHVAFGPVVDGDVVPDDPEILMQQGEFLNYDLLIGVNQGEGLKFVDDGGSESEEGISAAAFDYTISNFVDNLYGYPEGKDILRETIKFMYTDWADRDNGEMRRKTLLALFTDHQWVAPAVATAKLHADYQSPVYFYTFYHHCQTETRPEWADAAHGDEIPYVFGVPMIGATDLFPCNFSKNDVMLSAVVMTYWTNFAKTGDPNLPVPQDTKFIHTKPNRFEEVIWTKFNSKDKQYLHIGLKPRIRDNYRANKVAFWLELVPHLHNLHEELPFLTTRLPPRPPHWKSPDAHATRPPYPTFPPDPDPEGSERPRFSPFPSDARDYSTELSVTVAVGASLLFLNILAFAALYYKRDRRHESRRHRLSPQRGVPANDLAHSQEEELMSLQLKRSEQRDIEPLRPACPPDYTLALRRAPDDVPLMTPNTITMIPSSIAGMQQLHAFSAFPSTTSHNNTLPHQHSTTRVADGPFKMPM